TCGCGTTGATGAAGGTATTATTTAAGTTCCTTAGGATCCCGCGATTCATTAAGAAATTCGCAAATACTTTCTATTTTCGATTTAATAAGCCACAATTCAGTTAAATCTGAGATTCCATCAACATACTAGTCATTTCCTTTCAGATGTTCAAAACAGCGCTCTTGGCTGCTTTCCTGACGCTTGCCGCCACAGGCATAGCCGCGGACAGTAAGTACTTAGATCgcgtctcttttcttttttccagTTAATAAAGTCCACCTGTGACGACTATTTAATCTATCACTGACTATCCTTTGTAATCCTGCGACAGCTTCGAAAGTTTCTTGATTCCGTatcatttttctcaatttctccTTATTCTTAGCGTCCATAACTCTTTACATTAAGGTACTTCAGCTTAAGCGGGGTCCCTTCATTAGTGATTAGATCCTCATCTACCAGCCAATATACTGCACtacattccatataagagcggaccTGCGCCCCTACCGaattgcgaccgatctgcgcagctctcaCGGATCTGGcacactttccctgccggtttcctaccaatcaacagtacatccctgcgcggaacgagtccgctctaaagtggaatgcagtgtacacGCACGCATAATATAATAAAGTCGATACGATTCTTCAGAGAAGATAGTCTGCTACTTCAGTAGCTCGGCCGTATACCGCACTGGCAACGGCAAGTTCGATATATCCGACCTCGACCCGAGCCTGTGCACCCACATAATCTACAGCTTCGCCGGCATCAACACCGACGGCAGCGTCCGCGTGATAGACAGCTGGGCCGATCTGCCCAGTGGCCTGGATGGTTACGGGAAGTTCACCCGCCTGCGAGAAAGGAGCCCTGGCACCAAGGCCATGATCTCCATCGGGGGCTGGAGCGAGGGATCCAACAAGTTCTCCCAGGTCGCCGGCGACCCCGGGACCCGTGCCCGGTTCGTCCAGAACGTCGTAAACTTCCTGGGGCAGTACAACTTCGACGGCTTGGACATCGACTGGGAGTACCCGAATCAGCGCGGCGGGCAACCGCCCGACATGGAGAACTACGTGGCCTTGCTGAGGGAGCTGAGGCAGGCGTTCAACCCGCACGGCTACATCCTCAGCGTAGCCGTAGCCGCGGCCGCATCGTCGGCGTCCAAATCCTACAACGTCTGGGAAGTGTCCCAGCAAGTTGACTTCATAAATCTCATGGCGTACGACTTCAACGGCTCCTGGAACTCGTACACCGGCTTCAACGCTCCGATGTACCGTTCCTCCCGCGAATCCGGTGACCAGGCTAATCTCAACATGGTACGTATGGCGAGTCTGGAGTAGTCTGTACACGTAGCGGCACCTGGGCCAACGATCTCAACGGGGCATCATTTGTGTTCCAGGACTCGGCGGTGATATACTGGCTCCAGCACGGTGCACCAGGCGAAAAGGTCATCGTAGGCATTCCCGCCTATGGTAGATCCTTCACTCTGGCAGATCCTGGTAACAACGGGCTTGGCGCGCCAATCACGGGCCCGGGAGCTGCCGGACCCTACACGCAGGAAGCTGGTATTCTTGGTTTCAACGAGATCTGCACGGACCTCGGTCAGGGTGGTTGGACCGTTATCGGCGATCCACAGCAACAGGTGCCTTACGCCTTCAAGGGCAACCAATGGGTCGGATACGACGATGCCTCGTAAGATGAAGCTTGTTAGACTTTGTGCTTTGCCTATTGCGACCACGTGCGGGTGTATTTCACGTCGAATCGCATGGAAATCAATGGAGGATTCGACGTGAAACGTCTTGTACGCGCAGCCCACgagtacaattatttattacgcGTCTTGGAGTCAGGAGTTAAACGCAGGCAGTCACTTGTTTATATTAATTCCAGGTGCGTTGGGAAGAAGGCTGATTATATTAACAGAATGCTGCTTGGTGGCGCTATGGTGTGGAGTGTCGACACAGACGACTTCCGTGGCTCTTGTGGTCAAACGTATCCTCTTCTGAACGCTTTGAATAACATTTTGAGGCGTTAATGCCGCCCCTGGTAACCCTTCTCCACCCCCAACTGCAGCAGCAGCATCGCCAGCACCAACCATATGCACGCGATCCAAACGACTGTTCAACGttccattattgttaaaatGTGGACGGCCAGTATCAGGCCTCCACGTTCCATTGTGCTCCTGGACTCGACTTTGGCACCTCGATCAATGTTTGCAACTACAAGGAGTCTGTTTCTGGCTGCTAACTAATGCTAATGTACCTACACTTTGTGTATCGCAACCGGATGCCTTATGGATGACCCGTAATAAACGATTGTAATACAaaatttctttctcttcttctgttcagtaacctaacccagaccttcagTGACAATTTATCTGCATAGACAGAGAAGTTTTGAGCAGTAATGCTCTGATGCTACACTGAATTATTAAAGTATAGGATGCTAAGATGCGCGATACTTTGCTGCCTTCGTTGCTAGTTTAATATTTATAAGATTTGTTTGGAATGCTTGGATCTCCATTTTAACAGAATAATTACGTCCTCCATTACTTGGGGCAATAACATAGTTTCAATTTAACACCGAAAGGGTATGTGTGAATAAGATTCCTACAAAAATCCACCTAAATCGTGCTAGGTGTAAGGAATCCTGTATCaaatagaaattgaattaacaaaTGTGAATAATTGAAATGGTACATTCAACTTTGGATTCGATGGACACGTTATATCCACGCATTGAAGTCTCCAGGACGTAACGACTAATGTAAAAACTCAGACCCatcttttaagtaaaaaaatcgcTAGGAGGTGTCTGTATCTGCATAATGTAAGAGACATGGGCGTCCGCAGCGGGGGGCAATGGGGCACTTGCCCCCCTGGTTTCAGATAAAtcgctaatttttaaaaactaatctgtACTACTTAAGTTTATACcaactaaaaaagtgaatatctttaaatttcaattttagatctttaattaaattggcgctacaaAGTGGATTCGAACAAGCAACCAATCGTAACCTGTCAACTTGCTCGTTTCTTTAAGTTGCCCCACCCCCTGGAGAAAAGCCCGCGGATGCTCTTGGTAAAAGGGCACAACTAGTGAATATTTGAGTTATATTATTCCAGGTAATCGCTGTTATTGAGAGAGATAAAGAGAAATTGAAAACTAAACGAGAGCAAGGTCACGGAAGCtaccttttcttcctttttctgtTGTAATCGGTATCGACTACCGCACAGGCGAATTTATTTAGACTTTGGATGTGCATCGCGGATGATTTATGCTCAGTGATTTATTCATCAAAAGTCGAGACTGGCTCTACTTTGTTCACTGGTCACTTTGGATGGAATTCAGACGACCATCTTTACACCTGTCACTGTGGATGAATCATCCGGGATGCACATCGAAAGTGAAAATTCGCTTTAACGcacacagtactggaaatatttgttGCATCAACACCACATCCACGTCTTATGAAGCACTCTTCGTAACTCCATGTCTGACAAAGTAGTTGTTATCCCACTTATTTCAACCAAGATATGGGGCACTGTATGCGTAGTCAACAGTCGCGCAAAAGTTCTTTGCGCGTACTAATACTAAATGGAACGTGTACAACTGTATCTACCTATCTATCTGCCAATTAGATGTTTTTTGTATCTATTAATACATTTTCGTTCATTCGTAGGGAGCACGCGTGTGTGTTCCACAAGAAGAAGTAATTAATTACGTATATCACCTGTTCATTAGACCTGATTGCAGACTTCCCCACTGTAAATAGCAAAACGTtcgatttcaatgtattatacACGATAACCGATTGGAGGGAGAAATTTTCCCGCTAAATAAAGAGACTTCTCTGGAagtctagtaaaatattaattacccTATTCAATACGTTCGCCACGTAATCAAATAATATAGAGTAAATCTATTATTTTGAGGCGACACTAGAGGAAATATACATTTCTAAAACCTATCGTATCTAACATAGAATACTCAGAACTTCAAAGTAACGAAGATACAGAGATTCAAATGAATTCAGTATGAAGAAATGGTGAAATAATTAGCAGAGTACCTACAATCTAAACTATCGTGTAATAGATATAATAATAAACTCGTACGTATAATGGGTTTCCAAACGTTTCTTTTACCTCTACTTTCCAGGAAAGCTTCTTTGCATGTAATTTTAGGCTGCTATGTTTTTCCTTGTCCAAAACTGGGACTCATCGTCAACGACCGCCTTAAATAGCTGATAAAAAGGAACATAATTTATGACCCAGTTACAAATACAAGTGTTCTCTTAATGGTGTGATAGAAAACAGTTAGTTCACTTTGTTCTAAGTTTGTGTTTGCTTAAATACATTCTGGATAAGGATGGCCGTGGCAATATTTAATGTGCACACACGCGTCGATGACGAGCGTTCATTCAAATTATCTGATACACTTCAATGGGGAAACAAATAGCGCGATGTTCAATATAAGTACAATCGGCGGAGCTTCGATTGCTGCAGTGCGAAAAAGCAGGTGAAGAGATTAGAGCTTGAAAAACCAAGGTGAGAGCACGACGACCACGGAGAACAGAGAAGATTATTTGACTATTACCTACCCCACGGTTCACAAAGAAATCGAATTCCCACTTCTTCTATAGCTTGACtatcgtttaaagttttaaagagTCGCTACCACTACGAtagcaataaataattacatactcggtggcagacatttttcataataattcattaaaaagaaCTTGTTTTTCCACATTTCGCTATTACATTTGCGCAATATATTAGTGTAATATATCCGCCACCCTGTTACGCTTAGAAATAAGcactaaaataatttatagtaaaaatttttttctttgaaaacaagctttttaaaaagtaaacaaataattttaataccgtcctaaatgactaaaatctgtgatttttttaaactttattgttcgcattaaattctataaaagtttgtgtttaaaaaaaaaattttagtctAAATTATTTTACGCTTTTCTGTGAAAATACTGTATTGCCATCGTGAATCACGTACGTGTGCACAGTTTTAAATCGCTCGGATATGTGGAAGCGGGTCAGAAttaacttacaagatttcaccctaacAAATTAACGAATtcacaagtgaagctaaataaagcCTCGTAAATAATTGTTCGCAGATGCACGCGAAGGTCCTCTGTTTGATCGCCTTTTTGGCGATAGCCGCCTCTGCTTTCGCAGAAAGTAAGTATCTACATATTTGCAATAGCTAAGACGCTAAAATCATCTGCTGCCGACCGATAAGACCCCACTAGTTTCTAAGCGCTTCCAACGCAATTGCTAATTCAGAGAAGGTGATCTGCTACTACGAGAGCTGGGCGAAGTACCGTTCAGGGGACGGCAAGTACAACATCCACAGCATCAACGCGGAATTGTGCACGCACGTGATCTACAGTTTCGCCGGCATCAAGAGCGATGGCCGCGTAAAGTTGCTGGACGACGCTTCGGACCTTACCAAATTCACCAGCTTCGTCAAGAAGCACAATGGCGTGAAGGCTCTGCTCTCTATCGGCGGTGCCAGCGAAGGGTCCAAGAAGTTCTCCACCGTGGTCAGCGATTCTAGTGTTCGCCATCGATTCGTGAAGAACGTGGTCGCCTTCCTGGAGAAGTACCACTTCGACGGCGTCGACATCGACTGGGAGTACCCGAACCAGAACGGCGGTCGGAAGTCCGACAAGCACAACTACGTTCTTCTCCTGAAGGAACTGAAAGAGGCATTCGCCGGTAAGAGGCTCAGCCTGAGCGCCGCGGTGGGCGCGGAGGCGTCCTCAGCCTCCGAGTCCTACATCATCTCGCAAGTCGCCAAGTACTTGGACTTCATTAATATAATGACGTACGATTTCAACGGATCTTGGAACGACTACACCGGCATGAACTCTCCGCTGTACCATTCCTCCAAGGACGACTCCTTCCAGAGGACATTGAACATCGTACGTGTCTGTTCCCTGTTGGACGCGTGTTCGAGAATTATGGGTAGAATGCAACTGGCTGGTAGCGCTAACGAAAAGAAATGTCACTTTAAATTAGTTTTCGCTAGGACCATTGAATAGCCCAGGGATGATTGGTCTTAGGACCTATGTCTATTCagatttatttgtttctttgtacaaTTTCTATCAGCCAGTTACTGCTTTGCCTACAGCTCTGAGACAACCAGCACGAATTTTGTGGAAAGTGTACAAATAACGTTTTTTAATCTCGACGTGAAATGCCCCAATTTCAGAACTCATCTGTTCACTACTGGCTCTCTCATGGTGCACCACGTAGCAAGGTGATCGTAGGTCTACCGTTTTATGGAGCCACGTTTACTTTGAAGAACGCTAAAAACCACGGGTTATACGCTAAAGCTTCTGGGCCAGGAAAAGCTGCACCCTACACCGCTGAAGCAGGCACGATTGGTTACAACGAAATGTGCGTGAACATTCGGGATGGTGGATGGCATATCGTTCGTGACGAAGAACAACGCGTGCCCTACGCTCACAAGGGCAACCAATGGGTTGGCTACGACGATGCTACGTAAGTATCTGGAATGAAaggaaatttgaataaaatacgAAAGGGAGAAAAAGTTTGGATGCTTTTGAAGAACTTAGTCGTATTATATTAAGACTTAATGTTATCTCGATAATTGTGTTAGGAGAGTTGGTTTTTCATTCGAAAGCATCAAACAGTGAAGAGGTCAACTATTCTGCTTTTCCTCTTTTCGTGAAATATAGAAGAATTTGACTCGTGAAATTTGTTTTCAGCTCTATTAGGGAGAAAGCTGAGTATGTGCGATCTATGGATCTCGGGGGTGCAATGATATGGAGTATTGACACTGACGACTTCAATGGCAATTGCGGACCTAAGCACATACTTCTGAGCACTGTAAATAAGGTCTTGAGGAACTGTACGTAATCGTGGCACGAGCTCGTTTTAACAATAATATCTTAAACATACTTGAGCATACTTAATCCTATTGCTAATACCGTTTACGATATGTTTACAGAGAATTAATGATAAGATGATAGCGCAAGAGGCCTAGCAATCAATGGATGCAATGATCTTGTATTTGTCATTCGAGTGACCTgacacaaatttttaatatgaaaaacgaataaatacacattaaaaaatgaaattggtctttgaagatatttttttaatatcattcACCCGTTACCCCAACCCTTCGATTTCATTAGTCTATAATGTTCTAAAAATTATTAAGTGTCTACCCCATTTAAATAGTACGCATTAGaagttttctcttttttttaatcggttacatttcgaaattaaagtactgtggcatatttatccacctaacgctccagttttgctatgattccacgttggcagtcctcccgagtaggcgccatctcgtattcactatctgaactaaatttgtcacgtgacttgctctgtattatcgccaatatggcgaaactcgtatttgggaatgcaatcacgggcttacgttgtttgtcgttatatgagcaaattttgagctgggtgaggtctcattcgaaagaggaaggttcagtacagcccgctctgctcaaaactcttttagtgacgtacaaatgcttggaatctgcgagtgaatttcgcccactttttctctactttggacactcatattattacatatcaacacaatctctttgaaccatgagcagagcgggctgcattcaaccttcatctttcgaatgagacctcgcccagcccaaaatttgctcatatatggacaaacaacgtcagcgcgcaaacccatttttcgggccagattatgtcggtatacagagcgctgcattacccgtgtctacccccttaagcatgcggcattctctactaacctagcagctagtaaaggataccgaatgcttaagcatttgcataagaataagtagcgactgagaataccgccctaaaacACGCCTAACTGCCCTGTTGTATGAAACTGCTACAAATAAAATTGTACATATGTGTATTGTGTGTACCATGAAGTAAGAGTATACTGTATACTGTTGCGTAGCCGTCTGGGAAATGCTGACTTATCTAGGGGAATTCAAACGCGGGACGATGCCCGTGGAACGATCCGTGGAACGTTCTGCTCCCTGGACGCGGATTTTTagtgataaaaataataataataataataataatgtaatgaAACGATTTGAACAGAAACaactaataaatttaatgaactcaaTAAACGAATTTAAACGACACAAATAAGAATTTTGCTAAATTTATAATCGCACGTCCGTTTACTTTCGCTCTTGGGGCTCGAATGCTTTTACAAAGGCAATCGCTTTAACATcttttgttaattacaaaatatcCTTAAAATCTAAAAGCCAATCAAATGTTTATAATCTAAATTCCTACTGGTCAATCAATTTCCTTTCGGTTATCGATTTTTAGAAAAaagcgtttaacaacattgcGCTGATTTTACATACTTaggagaagggatcaaagtgGAGTTGATTTATtgaaacacccgtttccaagtgggtattgatcatgaagtttacttattaaaagaatctccaactattttcaaaccccttgggcttgtgcgaacttcgctttgttttcctttcctattacattcgtgtgatccgattcgaacttcgcgcttctaaagTATATACTACACGCCGCTAGACGGGAGTCGGAACAGTACATACATTCGTTACGTTCTTGAATTGAAGAAATTTTGAAAGGAAAAGGCACGCCGAAATTAGCCGAGACGCTCTCGTTCAGATTCATTAGTTCTTTCAGCATACCATTTATTGTTGTAAATTTACAAAGAAACCGACTAAGGAGCAACGTGCGCTTCTGAGGGTTCATTtagcttttaaataatatagtgaGCTAACAAGCAAGTCAGGTCGAGCGAATTCGAAAATGGATTTCTTGGAATATAACGATATAATCGCAGAAGTGAAAGGAGTTATGGTAAACGCTATATCATGTATAATTTTCTGCAATTAATGCTGTACACTTTTCTAATTTCGCTATACATCACTTTTAATTCCATATTATCGCTGTTCTTGTTCGTAAAATTGGTATTTTGAATGTGTAAGGTTAGAGTTTCATTCATGTTCAATTGCAAAGTGCGTATACTATTTTTCATAAACAGAATTATCACACATAACTGATAACTGACAATTTAATAGTTTTAGTCATCAACGTAACGTAGCTTTCTATGCATAagtacaatcagaattttcttcTCGCCTTATCTAAATAATATTTCCTTTCACACAGACTcctggaagattaaaattaacagACCAACAcctgatatttaagaatcagAAGACGGGCAAGGTAGAACAGATTTCGGCGTCCGATATGGAAATGGTAAATTATCAGAAATTCATTAGTACCTGGGGTCTGCGGATATTCCTGAAAAATGGTACCTTGCATAGGTTTCGTGGCTTTAAAGATGCGGTAAGCGAGAAACTTATAAACAGAGATAGAACATTTTTCACATTAGAAAAGCATTAGGAATAAATGCTTTGCAACTCGGATTACAATTACATGGTAATATTTGCATAGGATCAGGAAAAAATTGCAAAGTTCT
This region of Andrena cerasifolii isolate SP2316 chromosome 4, iyAndCera1_principal, whole genome shotgun sequence genomic DNA includes:
- the LOC143368007 gene encoding putative chitinase 10; this encodes MFKTALLAAFLTLAATGIAADKKIVCYFSSSAVYRTGNGKFDISDLDPSLCTHIIYSFAGINTDGSVRVIDSWADLPSGLDGYGKFTRLRERSPGTKAMISIGGWSEGSNKFSQVAGDPGTRARFVQNVVNFLGQYNFDGLDIDWEYPNQRGGQPPDMENYVALLRELRQAFNPHGYILSVAVAAAASSASKSYNVWEVSQQVDFINLMAYDFNGSWNSYTGFNAPMYRSSRESGDQANLNMDSAVIYWLQHGAPGEKVIVGIPAYGRSFTLADPGNNGLGAPITGPGAAGPYTQEAGILGFNEICTDLGQGGWTVIGDPQQQVPYAFKGNQWVGYDDASCVGKKADYINRMLLGGAMVWSVDTDDFRGSCGQTYPLLNALNNILRLLNRSDMWKRMHAKVLCLIAFLAIAASAFAEKKVICYYESWAKYRSGDGKYNIHSINAELCTHVIYSFAGIKSDGRVKLLDDASDLTKFTSFVKKHNGVKALLSIGGASEGSKKFSTVVSDSSVRHRFVKNVVAFLEKYHFDGVDIDWEYPNQNGGRKSDKHNYVLLLKELKEAFAGKRLSLSAAVGAEASSASESYIISQVAKYLDFINIMTYDFNGSWNDYTGMNSPLYHSSKDDSFQRTLNINSSVHYWLSHGAPRSKVIVGLPFYGATFTLKNAKNHGLYAKASGPGKAAPYTAEAGTIGYNEMCVNIRDGGWHIVRDEEQRVPYAHKGNQWVGYDDATSIREKAEYVRSMDLGGAMIWSIDTDDFNGNCGPKHILLSTVNKVLRN